The Ficedula albicollis isolate OC2 chromosome 9, FicAlb1.5, whole genome shotgun sequence DNA window ttggagcagcctgggtgtccctgcccacggcaaGGGGTGGAACGAGGTGGGCTTCCAGGTCCCTTGCCACCCAGAGCTTTCCATGACAATATTCCATGCCATAGCAGGCTGTGTGATGCCATTATGTGCCACCCCAGGCTGTGCCGTGCTCTGCCAATGAGACAAGCTGGAGCTTTTACTagaaatttcacatttttaaatttttaattgataattatttttggtgcaattaaaaaccaaacctatGGGGGAAGCCCTGCCATGGATTTCTCATCCCCACTTCCCAGCTCAGCTACCCAGAGTGTCTCCCCTTTGCAGGGAGGGGGGTCCTGTTGCTGGATGCCTTCTCCACACAAAATACtccccattccctgggaatGGTCCCCATCACCGTGTCCCCCTGGGCTCCCACATCCCCCAGGGGAGTGGgacagggctctgcccagccaagggctggggaaactgagtcaggtgctggcagctctcccaGTTCCATCCGTGCCGGGGGGAGCTCGGAGCCTCATCCTGCATCCTCAGGCGCCGCGGGGCCCGGCATATCCGGCAGGGAAGGGGTGCGGGTGGCTCGGGGTAAGGAAATGGGAGAGACCTGGCTGGAGTCCCGCTCTCCTCCTCCTACAGCCCCACCTCCCCGGCCCGCTTAACATCCCATGGGCCGCCCGtggggccagcagctctgcccggGCTGAGCTCCGTGCCGGGCCAACCGCGGGGACAGCAGCGCGTCCCCAGCCTGAGCTCGGTGCCGGGCCAGCCCTGGTGACAGCAGCGCGTCCCCAGCCTGAGCTCGGTGCCGGGCCAGCCCTGGTGACAGCAGCGCGTCCCCAGCCTGAGCTCGGTGCCGGGCCAGCCCTGGTGACAGCAGCGCGTCCCCAGCCTGAGCTCGGTGCCGGGCCAGCCCTGGTGACAGCAGCGCGTCCCCAGCCTGAGCTCGGTGCCGGGCCAGCCCTGGTGACAGCAGCGCGTCCCCAGCCTGAGCTCGGTGCCGGGCCAGCCCTGGTGACAGCAGCGCGTCCCCAGCCTGAGCTCGGTGCCGGGCCAGCCCTGGTGACAGCAGCGCGTCCCCAGCCTGAGCTCGGTGCCGGGCCAGCCCTGGTGACAGCAGCGCGTCCCCAGCCTGAGCTCGGTGCCGGGCCAGCCCTGGTGACAGCAGCGCGTCCCCAGCCTGAGCTCGGTGCCGGGCCAGCCCTGGTGACAGCAGCGCGTCCCCAGCCTGAGCTCGGTGCCGGGCCAGCCCTGGTGACAGCAGCGCGTCCCCAGCCTGAGCTCGGTGCCGGGCCAGCCCTGGTGACAGCAGCGCGTCCCCAGCCTGAGCTCGGTGCCGGGCCAGCCCTGGTGACAGCAGCGCGTCCCCAGCCTGAGCTCGGTGCCGGGCCAGCCCTGGTGACAGCAGCGCGTCCCCAGCCTGAGCTCGGTGCCGGGCCAGCCCTGGTGACAGCAGCGCGTCCCCAGCCTGAGCTCGGTGCCGGGCCAGCCCTGGTGACAGCAGCGCGTCCCCAGCCTGAGCTCGGTGCCGGGCCAGCCCTGGTGACAGCAGCGCGTCCCCAGCCTGAGCTCGGTGCCGGGCCAGccctggtgacagcagccatCCGTGCCATCCCCGCGATgctgcggctgctgctgctgctgagcgGGGCGCTGGGCTGcggggcagagcaggcaggtaAGGCAGGGACGCGGCGGTGTTTGGGGGCACTGGGGTTGCCTTGGGGCACACGGGGTGATGTCCCACGTCTCCCGCAGCCCCGCTCGCCTTCACCATGCTCCAGCTGACCCGCGTCTACATGGGCAATTCTATGTTCCGGGGCAACGCCAGCCTGAATGGGCAGCTCAGCCATCTCCTGGACGAGAATAATGTCACCCAGGTGCTCCCGCTGGAGCCTCCGGACGCCTGGGCCCGGCGGCAGAACGAGGTGATCACCTACCTGAGGAACTTCAGGCAGCTGGTGAAGCTCTTCAACAAGGAGAGACCCACCAAATGTGAGTGGTACCCGGGACGGGGGTGGGTGCCCCGGGGATGGGGAGCCTCTTCTGCGCTGCCAGggcttccagggatggatgggTGAAAGGATGGGGACACGGCCATGTGCAAAACCTCTCTGTGGGCAAAGGGAGCCCTTCTGTGGAGCAGAGAATTTCTTACCCGGAGCACaccctgggaatgggatcatGCTCAACCTGTTGCTGCTCCTCCAGAAAAGGGCAGGGGGCTACAGCCTGTGGGGTGGTGAGGTGTAGGAACCTtgtctgctccctgcctgtgctctgcctgcatcccagctgcatccctgctgcatcccGCCTGCGTCCCTGCCTTCATCCCACCTGTGTTcgcctgctccctgcctgcatcccatATGCATCCcgcctgctccctgcctgcatcccccctgcatccccagctTGTGGGAACGCTGTTcgtgctcctgcctgctctgccccacgagccctgtcacctctgctgctcctgcccggggtgtgcttccctttctttccctcgGTTACCCCCGAACCTGTTTTGCCCCCGCCCCACATTCCTGTGCCTCTGGGGAGCCCGGCGTCACCGCGGGGTCTCTGGCATGACCCGCCTCATCCctcccggtgtccctgtcccggtgtccaTCCGCGAGAGCCAcgagcagctctgtgcccaaaCCTCCCTCCCTGTAAAACCACAGCTGTGTGAAGATAAGGGAGGGAAAATAATCCTGGCCGGTGGAAAAGTCAGTGCCGTGGTCAAACCGAGGGGAAGCAAAGCTGTGGGTGGGCTGGGTGGTGCGAGGCTGAGGCTGTGTGACCCCAGTGCCCGGTTTGCTGCTGGTGGGACTGAGGTGGGAGCGTGGTgaccctgtcccctccctctgtccccgcAGTCACCCAGCACCTGCGCTGCCACCTCGGCTGCCGCCTCTACCCCAACggcacagcccagagcttcTACGAGGTGACCCTCAACAGGACAGCGTTCCTCAGCTTCCACGTCCCCAACGCCACCTGGGAGCGGCGCTGGCCCGGAGAGCTCCCGGTGGCCGCCTTcgcccaggagcagctgatgaAATACCCCGTAACCACCCAGGACCTGCAGTATTTCCTCAACACCACCTGTGTCAGCATCCTGCAGGCTCAGAGCACCAGGACAGGTCCGTGCTGGggccggggctggggacagggacatggtGGCGTGGCCGAGTCGTCACCTCCATCCCTCTCGCCTCTTGCAGGAAAAGTCAGCGGCCGATCACGCGCTCCGCTGGTACTGGGGCTGGTCCTGGgaagcctggccctgctgggcatGGCCCTGGGCATCTTCCTGTGCACAGGAGGAAGCTGCTAGCGTGGGCAGCCATCCCATGTCACCCCACGGACACAGGGGACAAACCCATCATCTTCCCGTGCATCCGTTGCCACCCTCTGGAGGCAGGGGACAGACCCATCATCTCCCTGCAGAGTCAGAGGATGGATCCATCATCTTCCCAAGGGTCCAGCAACTCTCCATGGATCCATCATCACCCTGGGGAGGCAGGGGCTGGATCCATCATCCCTGCACAGAGGCAGAGGATGGATCCCTCATCCTCCCATGGAGGCAGGGACCAAGCCCATCCCTCACAAGGGATGCAAGTCCCTTGTGCCACAGACTTTGCTCCCCAAGGACACCAAGTGGCTTCCCTGTTCCAGCCAACTGgcccctccagcagccctgtggaCAGTCCTCATGCTGGGCAGTGCACTGACACTCCACACAGAAACGCTGGGCATGGGTGGAAAAATGGTGGGGGGAGCAGCATggggggaaagcagcaggagaaacaaCCATGGAATGGTTGAAAGGAAGGTGTTAAACCCTCATTTCTCCCTGTTCcagtggggatggagggaggttGTCACCCCTTGTATAATAAAACCACCCATCAGCTCTCACCACACCTATGGCTGCTCTTATTCCCCTTGGCAGCACCGATGAGGGGCTGTGGATCCATCCTGGCCCAcggctgctggtgctgggtgaGCTCGTTGGTGTTGTCAGCCCCTGTGCCAGACCTTGGGTTTGGTGCTAAGTTTTCCAGGTCTCTGGAAAGACACTGGTGGTGTTTGCAGGAGGGTGTTGTACCTCCTGAGCTCATTTTCTCCCAGCTTTGGTTTGACTCAATTAAGTAATTTTCTCAACGTTTTTCATTTCCTCACTCAGTGTGAGGTGCTGAGGTcaagcacacacagctgtgaggggacatttttccttttccacaatCCAAATCCAAGCTAAACACTCCACTCTGACTGTTTAAACTTTGATTGCATTGATAAGAAACTCTCGTCCACGTTTCCCTTTCACCCAAAAGGGGATTTTGAGCTTTCCTGTGCATCTCCACTGCTCTGgtggcaggaagggctggggatgagccaggagctggctgggaacAGCACAGGAGAGGCTTTCCTGGGTTAGCTTActttttacttactaaaagcattagagctcatactaaaacttactaacttacttctacttaaagTGTGAGCGacttaatatacttcaatccctccaaaggctttaattcaatccctgcactccgatttctctctgaagaattcagagagacccctgactcgCTGACTCCTGTGAGCAAGACAGGCTGGGATGAGGGAAGATGGGAAAAGAGACGAGGGACAGAAGGGATGTGAAGATGACCTTAGGGCTTGTCCTcgtggagggatggaggaggaggtgtCCAAAGCCCACATCTCATCACCCTGGCCTCCAGccaccctggagcagcccccacCTCCCCCgggctcctggggcaggggctggggcgCTCCCCACCCTTGGCGGGCTCCGAGAGGTGGAGAATCCAAAACAAGGCGGCTGAGGCACGGGAACGTCATcgcccttggcaggggctgagctgtgagtgctctgtgtccctgctgccagcatccAGGGACACCAGGGCACTGCCCAAGGTCACACGTGCTGCACTGGCTGCTCACAAAAGGATTCGGTCCCTTCCAGCTGGGAGAAACtgctgcactcccagctctgagtTTTGGACTCGGGGCATCCCTGCTACCTGCAGGTGTTGCACCATGGTCCCCAAGACTTGGAGagattcccattcccagtcccctctgcctgggctgcagctccttgcaCTGGCTGGGGTGGTTGAGATGCTGTGATGGAGCGGGGATGGCACCCAGGACAGACCCAGGTGACAAACCCTGGGGCGGAGGCCCGGAACAGCAGggcttgtttttgctttttgctccAGAAATGTGTCATCTTTTGGACAGACAAGCAAGTCTGAGCTTCTCCActtcacacagctctggaaaatcCTTTTTCCTGGCCCCGAGCCCCCTGTGTGTGTGCGGAGAACGCTCCAGAACAGAGCTgactctgctgctcttcttgaGTTTCCACAAGGGACTGGGCAGTGGGGATCCCCCGAAAGTGCAGAACCCTGAGGAACAGCCTCATCTCCATTGCTGTCCACGGGCAAGGCACCCAAACCTGGCACCTCCGTCCCAAGGCACCTCCCTGGCAGTGACCAACATGTGTCTGACCCGGACACGGTGAAAAGCACAGAGGGGTTACGGTGGCAGCACCCACCTCCAACACATCATAGCCCCAAAATTTCTCTTCCT harbors:
- the PROCR gene encoding endothelial protein C receptor isoform X1, which encodes MLRLLLLLSGALGCGAEQAAPLAFTMLQLTRVYMGNSMFRGNASLNGQLSHLLDENNVTQVLPLEPPDAWARRQNEVITYLRNFRQLVKLFNKERPTKFTQHLRCHLGCRLYPNGTAQSFYEVTLNRTAFLSFHVPNATWERRWPGELPVAAFAQEQLMKYPVTTQDLQYFLNTTCVSILQAQSTRTGKVSGRSRAPLVLGLVLGSLALLGMALGIFLCTGGSC
- the PROCR gene encoding endothelial protein C receptor isoform X2, which encodes MQWLCLSFFSQEFGPPAPLAFTMLQLTRVYMGNSMFRGNASLNGQLSHLLDENNVTQVLPLEPPDAWARRQNEVITYLRNFRQLVKLFNKERPTKFTQHLRCHLGCRLYPNGTAQSFYEVTLNRTAFLSFHVPNATWERRWPGELPVAAFAQEQLMKYPVTTQDLQYFLNTTCVSILQAQSTRTGKVSGRSRAPLVLGLVLGSLALLGMALGIFLCTGGSC